The region GGATCTGCTCGCCGATGGCCACGCCCATCCGCGCGCCCTGCCCATCGTCAAAGACGCCGTATGGCAGGTTGTTCAGCGGAAAATCGGTGTCCGCGCTGTTGGCACTTGCGACCCATGACCGGATCAAGGACATGCTGTCCCCTTTCTTCTTCATGCAAATATCCTCGGGGGGCTCGGGGGGCTGAAGGCCCCCCGGCTTCGCTCACTTCAACCCGGCCGTGCCGTCGAATTTCTTCTCGATCCCGTCCCAGCAGGTGACGTAATCATCCTGCAGCGGCGCCTCGCGTCCGGCGAATTCGGTCAGGTGCTGGGGAAAGCGGGTCTCGAACATGAAGGACATGGTGTTGTCCAGCTTCTCCGGTTCCAGCGCGCTGGTCGAAGCCTTTTCGAAGGCGTCGCGGTCGGGGCCGTGCGGCAGCATCATGTTGTGGAGGCTCATGCCCCCGGGCACGAAGCCCTGCGGTTTGGCATCGTACTGGCCATAGATATTGCCCATCAGCTCGGACATGACGTTCTTGTGGTACCACGGCGGACGGAAGGTGTCTTCCATCACCATCCAGCGCTCGCGGAACAGCACGAAATCGATATTCGCCGTGCCCTCGACCCCCGAGGGCGCGGTCAGCACGGTGAAGATCGAGGGATCGGGGTGATCGAAGAGGATCGAGCCGACCGGGCAATAGGTCTTGAGGTCATATTTGACCGGCGCGTAATTGCCGTGCCACGCCACCACGTCCAAGGGCGAATGGCCGATCTCGGTTTCGTGGAACTGGCCGCACCACTTGATCGTCAGTTTCGAGGGCACCTCGCGATCTTCGAAGGCGGCGACCGGGGTCTTGAAATCGCGACGGTTCGCCATGCAATTCGCGCCGATCGGGCCACGGCCGGGCAGTTCGAACTTCTGGCCGTAATTCTCGCAGACGAAACCGCGACACGGCCCTTCGAGCACTTCGACGCGATAGACGAGGCCGCGCGGGATCACGGCGATCTCCTGCGGTTCCAGATCGATCACCCCCAGCTCGGTACAAAAGCGCAGGCGACCCTCTTGCGGCACCACCAACAATTCGCTGTCGGCCGAGTAGAAATAGGCGTCGACCATGGATTGCGTGACCAGATAGATATGGCTCGCCATCCCGACCTGGATGTTCACGTCGCCCGCCGTGGTCATGGTGCGCATACCGGTGAGCCAGGTCAGTTTCTCAGCCCCAAGCGGCACCGGATCCCACCGATATTGCCCCAGCGAGGTGACCCCCTGCGGCACATGCGGCGCGGTCTTCCAATAGGGCAGATCGATCGCGCGATAGCGGCCCGAATGCTTCACCGAGGGGCGGATGCGATAGCACCAGGTGCGTTCGTTCTGGTGGCTCGGCGCGGTGAAGGCGGTGCCCGACAGCTGCTCGCCATAGAGGCCATAATTCACCCGCTGCGGGCTGTTCATGCCCTGCGGCAGCGCGCCGGGAAGTGCCTCGGTCTCGAAATCATTGCCGAAGCCCGGCATGTAGCCGTCATGCGGCCCGGCAATGCCCGGTGCGCGGACCATGCCCGAGGGCAGTTCCTGTCTGGTCATCCTGATTCCCCCTCACGAGGCCCGGGACCGGGCCTGAATCTGTTGCCGCGAGTATTCGTTGCATTTGCAATGAAGTCAAGATATTTGTTGCAGATGAGATGAATTCGCGGGACTCTGCCGCCAAGACCAAGGGAAAGGATGCGCCCGACATGAGCCAGGACCTGCCGGATTTCGACCTCTCCGCCTTCCTGCCCTATCGCCTGTCGGTGGCGGCGCAGCGCACCAGCGCCGGGCTGGCGCAGGCCTATCGCGACCGGCACGGGATCTCGGGGCCGGAATGGCGGGTGCTGGTGCACTTGTCGGATTCGGGCGAGGTCTCGGTCGGAGATCTGGGCGCGCGGGTGAACCTCGAGAAATCCAAGGTCAGCCGGGCGACCACGCGGCTGGCCGATGACGGCCTGATCTCGAAGACGGTGAACGAGACCGACCGGCGGCTGGTCAGCCTCGCGCTGACCGAGCGGGGCCGTGCACTGATGGCCGAGTTGCTGCCCTTGGCCATCGCCTACCAGGCGCGGCTGGAAGCGGCCCTGGGCCCCCATCTCGCCGCTCTGAACGCCGCGCTGACCAGGCTGGAGGCCGAGACCCCATGATCACGCTCTATGATTACTGGCGCTCGTCCGCCAGCTATCGCGTTCGCATCGCGCTGGGGCTGGCCGGGCTCGACTGGCAGGCGGTGGCGGTCAATCTGGTCGAAGGCCAGCACAAGACACCCGCGCATCTGGCCCGGAACCCGCAAGGGCTGGTGCCGGTGCTCGAGATCGACGGGCTGCGGCTGACGCAATCGCTGGCAATTGTCGAGTATCTGGACGAGACCCGCGGCCTTGGGCTGCTGCCCGCCACGCCCGCCGACCGCGCGCGGGTGCGTGCTATCGCCCATGCCATCGCCATGGACATCCACCCGATCTGCAACCTCGGCACCGCGCGCCATGCGGTCAGCGCCTCGGACGGTGCGATCACCATGGAGGGCTGGATGCAGCATTTCATCGGTCGGGGACTGGCCGCGGTCGAGGCGATGTTGCCCGGCGGTGATTTTTGCTGGGCCGAGGGCGTGACGCTGGCCGATCTCTGCCTGATGCCGCAGGTCTATAATGCCCAACGCTGGCAGGTGGATCTGGCTGACATGCCGAAGATCCGGCGGGTGGCGGAGAGGCTGGCCGCGATCCAGGCCTTCGCGGCGGCGCATCCGGATCGGTGGGCATAGGCGCGGCAGAGGGCCAGCGTGCGACCGCCGGGTGGACGCTCGGGCGGTTGGACGCTCGCACTTATGGCACCAGCATATCGAACGGCTGTTCGGCGCTGGCCGGTGAAAGAGCGTCCGCCCGAGGGGGCGGTCGGACGCTGGCCCGGCGCGCTTCGCGCTTGATTCCGGGCCGGACACTTCGCATCCACCGAAAAGAAGGCGCCCCCCGCTGCGCTGCCACGCGGCGGGGGGCTGGGGTCAGGCTGCGCCTCTTGCCGGGCGGCTGGCTGCTGCGATAGGGGCGCGGAAAAAAGGGGCACCGCGACCTTGGCCTGACGGAAGGATGGGGGCCGGGCGCCCGCCCCCCTCTATTCTGATTAACGCTTACTGTCGGGCGTCCTCTTGACAGGCACCCACGTTGAGCCAGGCTTACTCGTCGGTGGCATGGTCCTGTTGTCAGGCACTGTCGAATAGTTCTTCTTCAGCCCTCCACGTGGTCCTTGCTCTTGAAAATACCACCGGAGTTACCGGAATTTCCGCCTGGTTTTTTGCCAGCCATGTTTAGTCTCCACAACTTATCCACAGGGCGCCTGATTTTTCTCGGGGTAAGCCTGTGGACTGTTTGAGCACCTATTGATCCGCCATTCCGATACTGTTCTTTCGAACCATCGGCCCTAATCGGACCGAGGAATGGCGAGCCCCACGCGGTACATTCGACGTGGGGCGGCCGGGGCGCGAAGCTGGAACCTTCGCGCCCCAACCCAATCTCCTCAGCTACACCCCGACGTCCCGCCGCAGGTGTTGCACTTCATGCAGGTGCCATTGCGGACCAGCGTGTAATTGCCGCAATCGCCGCAGGGATCGCCCTCGTAGCCCTGCATCCTGGCCTTGGCGCGCGCATCCATCGTGGTCACGGCGGCAACCTCGACCGCCTGGAAGCTGGCGGCACCCTCTGCCATGCCGGTCGCCACAGCGGCCGACGAAACCCCGCCCTGCAGCACCATCAACTCCTGCGGCAGGCGCTTTCTCAGATAGCCGGCGCTGCTGATCTGCTTCAGCATGGTCAGCGATTTCAGCTCGGCACTGTCGCTGACCGGGCTCACGTTCGGGCGGCCTTCGCCCTCGCCTTCGCCCAGCTCGTCAAAGCTGGCGCCCTGCGGCTTCACATGGGCCAGGTCGGTGCGGTCCAGGTAGCTGACGGCCAGTTCGCGGAAGACATAGTCAAGGATCGAGGTGGCGTTCTTGATGCTGTCATTCCCCTGCACCATCCCCGCCGGCTCGAAGCGGGTGAAGGTGAAGGCATCGACGAACTCTTCCAGCGGCACGCCGTATTGCAGGCCGACCGAGACCGCGATGGCGAAGTTGTTCATCATCGCCCGGAAGCCGGCACCTTCCTTGTGCATGTCGATGAAGATCTCGCCCAGCTTGCCGTCGTCATATTCGCCGGTGCGCAGATAGACCTTGTGACCGCCGACG is a window of Paracoccus zhejiangensis DNA encoding:
- the hmgA gene encoding homogentisate 1,2-dioxygenase, with protein sequence MTRQELPSGMVRAPGIAGPHDGYMPGFGNDFETEALPGALPQGMNSPQRVNYGLYGEQLSGTAFTAPSHQNERTWCYRIRPSVKHSGRYRAIDLPYWKTAPHVPQGVTSLGQYRWDPVPLGAEKLTWLTGMRTMTTAGDVNIQVGMASHIYLVTQSMVDAYFYSADSELLVVPQEGRLRFCTELGVIDLEPQEIAVIPRGLVYRVEVLEGPCRGFVCENYGQKFELPGRGPIGANCMANRRDFKTPVAAFEDREVPSKLTIKWCGQFHETEIGHSPLDVVAWHGNYAPVKYDLKTYCPVGSILFDHPDPSIFTVLTAPSGVEGTANIDFVLFRERWMVMEDTFRPPWYHKNVMSELMGNIYGQYDAKPQGFVPGGMSLHNMMLPHGPDRDAFEKASTSALEPEKLDNTMSFMFETRFPQHLTEFAGREAPLQDDYVTCWDGIEKKFDGTAGLK
- the maiA gene encoding maleylacetoacetate isomerase, which encodes MITLYDYWRSSASYRVRIALGLAGLDWQAVAVNLVEGQHKTPAHLARNPQGLVPVLEIDGLRLTQSLAIVEYLDETRGLGLLPATPADRARVRAIAHAIAMDIHPICNLGTARHAVSASDGAITMEGWMQHFIGRGLAAVEAMLPGGDFCWAEGVTLADLCLMPQVYNAQRWQVDLADMPKIRRVAERLAAIQAFAAAHPDRWA
- a CDS encoding MarR family winged helix-turn-helix transcriptional regulator; its protein translation is MSQDLPDFDLSAFLPYRLSVAAQRTSAGLAQAYRDRHGISGPEWRVLVHLSDSGEVSVGDLGARVNLEKSKVSRATTRLADDGLISKTVNETDRRLVSLALTERGRALMAELLPLAIAYQARLEAALGPHLAALNAALTRLEAETP